In Bacillus sp. S3, the sequence GGTTTGAAAAACTTCTTCTCTATTAATTTCCTCTGTTTTTCCACGAAGGGTAGTTGCCCATTTACGTAAAGCAGAGTCTAAAGCATTTTTAATAGGGATTGCTTTGTTTTCATTTATAGAAAAGGTTAGAGCAATCTTACTTATTATTTCTCTTTCAACTTCTTCAAGATCTGATTGGTCTGTTTCAATTGTAAGGGCTTTTAAAAATTCTAGTTTCTCCTGAACGTTTAACTCAGCTAATTCTTGTAACCAGATTTTCCATGCTTCATTCCATTTATCACATATCTTGATTTCGTCAATCGAATCTTTTGATTCTGCTTCTCCTTTAATAGTATTCCAAAATTGAATAAGTGGAGGTCTTAGATATTCTTTTTCCTCATTTAACTTCACAGTTGTTGATCTTATACTAGACTTTCGGTTTGTATATAAAATAGGTAGGGAATTTCCAAATTCCTCTTTTGCCTCTTTCCATGCGATAGAAAGGGTTTTTAGGAGGGACTTCTTATTCTCACTAGAGGACACCATATCTCCGAAGGTAATAGTGTTACCTGTACGAGAATGTTTTATTTGTACACATTTAGTTGTGTTGTCCTTATATTTTACAACAACATCATCCAGACCTTGGGCTTTATTTGATTGAAGGGTAACAGATTGTATGTTATTGTCTGGATTAATCATATCGAGTATGTATAATAAGCCGATAGACCATTCATACCAATAAGGATCACCGCTTCCGGCAGTGGGATTGTAAGGTTTGCTCATGATAATCCTCCTATTATAAAATATCCTGTATTTACCGGACTTTAATATATTTAATAATTTAGATAATCTTAGATATAGTATATCATTCTATACTTTTCCCATCTCTATAAAGAGTAAAGATTAGGTTCATGTAGTAAAGTTCCATGGCAAAAAAACTTTTCTTAAAATAAAGTACAGTTACCTAAAAAAAGGTGAAGTTATATTTTCTTAGCTTAGAGGCATTTAATTTCGCTTTGATTATTTTTTGCTTATATAATTAGTTAATAAAATCAATGGTGGTGGTTATAAGGTGATAGACGATGAGAATAAAAGGCTCAATTTAATAGGAGAAGTAGAGAATGCTCCTGAAGGGGAACATCCTTGGAATCCAAACTACCCTGGAAATTGGAAGGATATTGTAAAAGATGTAATAGTAAAATTAAAAAAGGAGCATAAGTTAAAAGTAAGTTTTTCATATGTTAAGGGTGTAAAAAAAGGTAAGGTGAAAACAGGGGAAAATGAGGATGAGCTAAGAGTCATTGAGGCATATTATCGCTCAAAAAATAAAACCATCTACATATTTGCTGGTTCTATTTTATACCGTGTGTTAAAAGAACTCCCGTCCTTCACTGAAAGAGCTATCCCAGAACAAAAACTTTTTGAATCTGTTATAGCAGATGTTGTAGCACATGAGTATTGTCATGCTTTACAACATAACCGAGGTGAAAATATGGATACCAGTGATAATATTTACGATGAAGATGAATTGGAGAAAGAGGCTAACCAGTTCGGTATAAATTTTGCCAAAAAATATGTCAGGAAGTAAAAAGTTCTTACTTTCCATTTAACTTCTTAAATCATTATTCTTTTATCTATTATATCTCCCTGCTAAAAAGTTGGTTTCCACGCTAAAAAGTCGGTACCCAATGCTAAATAGTTGGTATCCAAACGGCAAAGGAAGCGGGAAGAGCAGCTATCAACAAATATGTATTCAATCGTTATTCAAACGGTTTTTTCAAACAAAAATCAATCAAAATTCGGGGCTGGATTCAATATGATCCAGTCCTTTTTCTTTTGTTCAATACCCCTTCAATCCCTTATTCAATAAGGGTTACAAACATCTTTTCTGAATTTCCCTTATGTCTATTCTGTTGTTTTCCACACTGTATAAACCCGTAGGGTTTCAGTTCTTTTTCGTGGGTTTTTCCAATCATTTTTCAATCTTTTCTCCTGTTTCTTTCCTCCATTATCGGTACCAACTCTTTAACATTGTCTGAATATTCGATACAAGCCAGAACGAAAAAATGAGGGCGGAAATGGGGGTTTTGGGGAAGAACTTTATAACATAATGGAATGAAGAAAAAGGCGAGATAAGAGGGGTTGGTCTTAGAACCGCAAGGGTTTGAGGAGAGTGAGAGGGAGATACCGACATTAAGACAGCTAAATAACCTTGTGTCCCTAAAAAATAATGTTCCAAATCCGAAGGTTTTTTCCGGTATTTATCCGGTATGCCTTCGGTTTTTTTGGATAAGGCGAAGAAGAAATCGGAAATTCATTACTGACAGTAGCTTGACGTGAAATTAAAAATGTTAAATTATTACTTGTCCGACTGTTGACAATTATCCGATAAAAATGATAATCTTCAAGAACACTAAACAATTTTTTACAGAGGAGGAATGGACAATGCGCGATCAACTACGTATGACAAATTTACTAACTGCATATTGTCCATACCTGTTACCTGAAAAAATGGTAAATTCTTAACTAATGAAAGGTATGTCGAGGACTATTATACTTTTCCTAAAGATGCATGCTCTTTTTGGGTATGCATCTTTTTTGGCTGATAAGGATTTGTTGGTGTAGTTGAATAAAAAGGAGTAGATGAAGATGGGGTTGAAACAAAGAAGATTGATTCGTAATAGTATGTTGCTAGATTGCGGGTAGCTATTGTTCAAGGATTGAGCAAGAAAGCAGGGGTGGATAAATGTTTGATGTATTAGGGAAATTGGGCTGGTTTTTTAAACAGCATTGGAAGCAATATTCCATTGCTATTATCTTATTAATGATTGCCACGTTGTTGGAAGTGATTCCACCGTA encodes:
- a CDS encoding ImmA/IrrE family metallo-endopeptidase, with amino-acid sequence MIDDENKRLNLIGEVENAPEGEHPWNPNYPGNWKDIVKDVIVKLKKEHKLKVSFSYVKGVKKGKVKTGENEDELRVIEAYYRSKNKTIYIFAGSILYRVLKELPSFTERAIPEQKLFESVIADVVAHEYCHALQHNRGENMDTSDNIYDEDELEKEANQFGINFAKKYVRK